ACATTGGAAAACACATTTTTATTCTAATAAAAAAAATGTAGTTGTGGTCCAGGTGATGATTAGGTGGTAGCATTATTTTTAAATATGGATATAATAATGCTTCCAGTACAAGGAAAGAAACTTTATGAGCAGGTTTTTCTTGCGTTCATCCACTAAATTATTAACTTTATTTTACGAGCTTATTCTCAAGTCATTAACTTATTCTCCATATCTATTGTATATGGTTATACCATGATAAATGGCCGACCATCATGGAATATGAAAACTTTTACATGTGCATTTCCTGCCTCTCAAGTCAAAAGGAAATACATGCTTAATTAACTAGCTAGGCTCTTCTTGACAGAAAACTAATTCttaacaaaaaatatttatcaattttaccaccttgtatacggtaaaaaccggatataagTCAAACCGGTGAACGGGAAACCGAAGGAAGAAGGGAGCAAGAGCGTACATGAAGACTTTCGCTCTGAATCGGAGGAACGCTTGTCCGGAACTGATCGGGATGAACGTTTGGTCCGGGTCCTTCACCACCGAGTTGCTCAAGGTCGTTACCCCGAGTGTTCGTGTAGTTGGTCCGGTACAACCGTTGCACACGAGTCATACGTCAGTGGCGTCCTGcaatggtcaaccaccaaccatgcgtgtgtcagaccgtacggccatcctaatcccaccaaatccgttcagagttgtccttattattattattttaatgacTTGTATTGTATAAGGCCCTGGGAGGCAACCCTATAAATAAGACTCATCCCCCTCTATTGAAGGGGTTGACTTATTCATTttcaagaacacttgtaacatcaaagcatatatacaatctctctctctctaaaatttgATTCGGTCCATAGTGACCATTTGCATCATTATTGTATTTTCCCAAATAGATATTGCACGTCATTCAACAAGTGTCAACACTCTTCATCAATTGCGTTCTTACACATCCATATACTCTATCCCCTACGATATTAATTGAGATTTAAACACATATCCCATAcccacttataaattcaattagtttcccgaatccggggtaaacacacCTTATATTTTTCATACAACTTCACTAGGAATTTTGTAGCACTGATTCAAAATATATTTCCGAAGGAAAAATTGTCTTTTTCTTTTAAAGGCCAATTGCATATGCCACTACTAGAAAATCACTATTTTCCCATCGAAAAAGGTTCAGTAGTTATTCTCACAGATATTTTGATTGAATcaatgagaaaagaaaaaatagtagCGTTTTCACACAGAAAAATTGGGAAGTTTCTTAGCGTTTCAATGGGAACCCGTTTCTCAACATTTCAATGGAACTTGTTTCCCACCATGCGTTTTCCTAATGAGCTGATTCGGTAGAAATTGGGTGGAAAAAATCATGTTTAAACAACAAATTTCTCTCTGATTTGTGGTGGGAAAAGCCTATGTTTCTAATAGTGTGCCACCAACTTGTCCAtctcaagaaattcaaaatggctgGTAATATCACCAAAAGGAATTAGGGGGTTTGCAGAGAATAGAAACTGCTTAAAAGGCTAGGTTTAGAGGAGTTTGCAGAGGGAGAAAGGGGTTGATTGAGATAATCAAGCAAcgaaccagaaaaaaaaaaaaagtttagctTTTAGTATTTATGTTTCAACTTTTGTGTCTTACTATCTTTTTTAGGTTGCTTAAAAAAGAATATCaccttctatatttagtaactcttTAATTTCAATATTCTTAGTACTCATCTTTTGTGATATTTGAAAACACAAGATTTAAAAGACATTATGATACATTAACACCTCTTTTGTTTAATCCCACAATATTCCAAAAGTGTCTTATTTTTCTATGAAATATAGGAAAGAGTATGAAGACTTTCAAAGAAATTATTCAAACTCAAAAGGCTATTTACAAATAGCTAGGAATAAGGGATTCAAACTCAAGAATTGAATTGACATGTCCTTCTCCGCTTAAGTGTTCTTTTCTTAGGTCATCAAACAAAAATACTCTTTTCGTTTGTGAAGTGTTTGACTGTGAATAgatttaagaaaaaaagaaacacttttgaaatttgtggtctaaaacaagccataaaaaATTTTATGGATAGAAATTATTTCATTAATGATAAATGAGAAGTTTGAAATTGAATTTTTACTAAACATAAAAAGatgttatttttaaaaaatttactaAAAAAGAAAGAGTGTCGTATAAATTGTGTGCTAACAAGTAATACATATGTGGTAAAGTGGCAAAACCTCAAGAATGTCGCCAAGATTGACAACGAAGGCATTAGGAAGGAAGTGTACTGGGATCCAGATACCATCCTTTTTAACTTGTAAGCCATCTACCCCATTAACTTGGTGAAGGATGGTGATTCCAGTAGCATCTGAATGAGGTCTAAATCCCATAATCTGCTCTGGTTTTGGGCATGGTGGATAGTAAGCCATCCTCACTGATTGTATCCCATCCTCGAACATCTCTTCTACTTCTTCTTTAGTAATCTTCAGAGTTTTTACTATTGATAATACAAGGATATCAGCAAGTTTTTGCAACTCCAAGAGATAAGCCTCAAGAGTGTCCCTGTAGCGTAAAATATGTTGGATTCCTGTATCCCCACATTgcgtcatacatatatatatatagagagagagagagagggagaggacCTAAGTGAAGGAGGGAGTTGTGGAAGAAGATGTGGTTTTCTTCTCTGAATAGGGTTGGTTATCATGAAAAACCTATCAGCCCAATCGAGGCCCTTTTGATCTTGAGAGTTTATAGCTGTTTGGCCATAACCTTCAAAATCACCTGCCCTAAGCTTGtatctcattttcttttcttgcgGAAGTCTGTAGAATTCCTCAATCTCATAATTGAGTTTCTCCATTATTAAAGAGCTGACTCCATGATTCACTAACTGTAATGTTTTATTATTAATTTCATGTCATGTATAGACAAATAAATATACACAAGGCCTTAAAAGCTTTTTCACATACTtcatcaacccccccccccccccccccctcaaccaaaaaaaaaattgttcttgtTGCTATATGATTGAAGGGATTTTTCAGAAAAATGTTCGCTACGAAAAAAACATTTTTTGTAGTTGGTTACTCCCataaagaagatgaaaaatgacaTGTATTATATTTAGGGTAAAAGTCATTTTCCTTATAATTACCTTAACTTTTAACTTGTTTACTTTGATTAATACTTACGCGATACTATTATTAGTAGTACCAACAGGAATCCCCGATTTTGCTACAATTATTAGTATTGATCTttaagaaatactatttttggaaatattttttttCCTATTCATGATCAACCCAAACAGTGGAAAAGAACTTGCTAGAAAATATTACCCATGAAAAacatattttccaaaaatgactttcGTCATACCAAACACATTAAATCTTAATGTAGATTATAGAATTATTTAAAGCAAAAACACCAAATTTATGTATCACTAAAGAATTACCTGAAAAATTCCCCATTCTTTGCAAGTTAAGTGCAGCCTCTGATGTTCAGGACCTCCGGTTTGCTCAAGGACTAAAGTTTTCAAGTCAATTGTTGGGATATCTGGTGCAAGGCTGGCTTCTAAGAGATGGGAATTAGGTTCTTGATCATTGTGAAGGTATCGATTTGGGATAGAAATTATGGCTTCTTTTGAAAGCTCTTGAAGACTTATTGAACTCTCAAGTTTTCTTGACTCTAAGGCCATGGCTGCAATAAAACAAGTGCATTATATTATGAAACCGTTTTGGTGATGTATATATAGACCCAAAAATCATATACATGCCCGAAATATTCATTCATCAAAGGCATATTAAATAAAGGTCCGGTGAagaataattttttatttgttaaaaTAAGTCAATCTTGCATAAGTAAAGAATTAATACGATGCGTGAGAATTTAAAAGAAATGCTTAACATCAATGTGATGTAGGGGTGTCAATGATATGGTTCGGATTGTTATGTTataaaatcatcatttttaaCTGAGTTTACTATAATGATAAATTCAATGTTATCTCCAACTAGATttactattattttattttcgATGTTACTATGATCTTAAGGTTATGGGTTCCAACTAATTTACTATTATTAGCCAAAGATGTAGATATCtgataaaataaataattaaaaaagaaagaaataacaAATAAGAAGTAAGaataattaaatttaaaaaaaaatataaattgccGCATAAATGCTTTGTTGGCATTGTTTCAATCGCACACAATACAAACAGAGTGGAGCCATTATACAAGCCATTTGGAATTACAACCGAATTATTGATCGATCCCAACTAATACGCAAGCACATTTTTAGGATCGGGGCTAGTTCTATGCACTTCAAGTATTTGATTCTTTAAGCAATTTGCTTAAGGAGGTAAAGCATCGGAAATGTAACATTAATCAACACAGATTTTTACGTGAAAAACGCTTTGCTGAAGGGAGTCAAATACCGCGACCTATCTTCCTATAGGATTTACCAAAATCTTAACTAAAATCCGGAGCGATAACAggttcactactaaaaaactacCAAAAATCGACTCACTGCTTCGGTTTAAAAAACCGATGG
Above is a genomic segment from Lycium barbarum isolate Lr01 chromosome 12, ASM1917538v2, whole genome shotgun sequence containing:
- the LOC132624050 gene encoding protein SRG1-like, with the protein product MALESRKLESSISLQELSKEAIISIPNRYLHNDQEPNSHLLEASLAPDIPTIDLKTLVLEQTGGPEHQRLHLTCKEWGIFQLVNHGVSSLIMEKLNYEIEEFYRLPQEKKMRYKLRAGDFEGYGQTAINSQDQKGLDWADRFFMITNPIQRRKPHLLPQLPPSLRDTLEAYLLELQKLADILVLSIVKTLKITKEEVEEMFEDGIQSVRMAYYPPCPKPEQIMGFRPHSDATGITILHQVNGVDGLQVKKDGIWIPVHFLPNAFVVNLGDILEIWSNGLYKSTEHRVTVNSIKERISIAMFFNPKFEAEVGPAASITNQDIQPAFRTVTMENYVKDYFSRKQDTKSFLQDMRISQGKTAQ